From a single Daphnia pulex isolate KAP4 chromosome 2, ASM2113471v1 genomic region:
- the LOC124189026 gene encoding probable citrate synthase 2, mitochondrial codes for MALFRTLSLRLSSPPQGSISTIVRAFSDHTDLKDVLNNKIPYEQERVKKFRKEHGNVKIGEITVDMAYGGMRSMKGLVTETSVLDPEEGIRFRGLSIPECQRMLPKAKGGEEPLPEGLFWLLITGDVPNEAQVKSLSKEWASRADLPSHVVTMLNNFPANLHPMSQFSAAITALNSESKFAKAYSEGLHKSKYWEYVYEDSMDLIAKLPTVAATIYRNLYRDGSSIGAIDTKKDWSANFASMLGYTDPQFTELLRLYLTIHSDHEGGNVSAHTVHLIGSALSDPYLSFAGGMNGLAGPLHGLANQEVLVFLNKITAALGDGWTKEGLVQLIKQQLASGQVVPGYGHAVLRKTDPRYTCQREFALKHLPDDKMFKLVAQLYEIVPDILLQTGKVKNPWPNVDAHSGVLLQHYGMSEMSYYTVLFGVSRALGVLASLVWDRALGLPLERPKSMSTDGLMKLVKSLQSQANAAKGA; via the exons ATGGCTCTGTTTCGCACATTATCTTTGCGGTTAAGCTCCCCTCCTCAG GGCTCTATTTCTACCATTGTAAGAGCATTCTCTGATCATACTGATCTGAAGGATGTTCTTAACAATAAAATCCCTTATGAACAGGAACGTGTCAAGAAGTTCCGTAAAGAACATGGCAATGTAAAAATTGGTGAAATTACAGTGGATATG gcATATGGAGGTATGCGCAGCATGAAAGGTTTGGTCACAGAAACATCTGTCCTAGATCCTGAAGAGGGAATCCGCTTCAGGGGATTATCTATTCCAGAATGCCAACGTATGCTACCTAAAGCTAAAGGCGGGGAAGAACCTCTACCTGAAGGTTTATTCTGGCTTTTGATTACTGGAGATGTTCCAAATGAAGCCCAA GTGAAAAGCTTGTCTAAAGAATGGGCAAGCCGTGCTGATCTTCCATCTCATGTTGTGACCATGCTCAATAATTTCCCAGCCAACCTTCATCCAATGTCACAGTTCAGTGCAGCAATCACTGCCCTGAACAGTGAATCCAAATTTGCCAAAGCTTACTCTGAGGGACTTCACAAATCTAAATATTGGGAG TACGTCTACGAAGATTCTATGGATTTGATTGCCAAACTTCCTACTGTCGCTGCCACAATCTATCGTAATTTATATCGCGATGGATCTTCGATTGGAGCGATCGATACCAAAAAAGATTGGTCAGCTAATTTCGCATCCATGTTAGGATACACCGACCCTCAGTTTACCGAACTGTTGCGACTTTATCTAACTATTCACAG TGATCACGAAGGAGGAAACGTTTCGGCACATACAGTCCATCTGATAGGATCTGCTTTATCAGATCCATACTTGTCATTTGCTGGCGGTATGAATGGATTAGCAG GACCTCTTCACGGACTGGCCAATCAAGAAGTTTTGGTGTtcttaaacaaaattacagCTGCTTTGGGAGATGGGTGGACTAAAGAGGGTTTGGTCCAGCTCATTAAACAGCAGCTTGCTTCTGGACAAGTAGTACCTGGGTATGGCCATGCTGTGTTGCGCAAAACTGACCCGCGTTACACTTGTCAGCGTGAATTTGCTCTCAAGCATTTGCCCGACGACAAGATGTTCAAGCTTGTTGCCCAGCTATACGAAATTGTCCCAGATATCCTTCTGCAAACAGGAAAGGTCAAGAATCCTTGGCCAAACGTTGACGCCCATTCTGGTGTTTTGCTGCAGCATTACGGCATGTCTGAAATGAGCTATTACACCGTACTATTCGGTGTATCTCGAGCACTCGGTGTGCTGGCATCTTTGGTTTGGGATCGTGCGTTGGGTCTCCCACTCGAGCGACCCAAATCCATGTCAACTGATGGACTTATGAAATTAGTTAAATCCCTCCAATCCCAAGCCAATGCGGCAAAAGGAGCGTAA